In Juglans regia cultivar Chandler chromosome 13, Walnut 2.0, whole genome shotgun sequence, the DNA window TTTAAGTGCATTTCAGAGGTGGGCGTGCGACAGTAGTGGAGATGGGCTGTTGGGCGGTTGTATGTTGGATGCTTATGAGAAACAAAGGAAAAGGAGTACGTACCTGCAGTCGCTGGCAATGAGGGCGAGGCCACTCGTACTGAAGCCATCGCAGCAGACGCTAACGAGCTCTTTGAAGGAGGGGAAGGACTCGGCAAGGAGGGCCAGATCGTCGTACGTGATGGACATGCTCTGGGTTTGGAATGCAGGAAATTTTGCTTCGCATTGGCACACTTGGATGGtaagttttctttcctttttcttttccttctgtGAGAGATTTCGTTCCGAAAACTATATACAAGCTTTTCAATCCCATGATTTACTTTGTCAGATTCAACTACTCAAATTTGCTTGTTTATGCCATCATTAATAAACTCGGTCGACAAGAGAGAAAGACAATGCTTTTATTTCACATGAAAAGGTCTTAGATTATGACCTTTTGGGCTTGGTTCTTGTTCTGGGAACCTCGTTTCTTGGCCTCAGCCTCCACTAATGCACGGACGAACTTTTCCGTGGTGTTGGAATCGATGGGTTTTGGAGGGTCCACAGAGAAATTCATGCACCAGTAGAGAATGGTGGACCTGAGGGCGATCTTCGATGGCCTCCATCTCTTTTATATTGTTTCCATACTCTTATGCCATTTTCGAAGGTCCTCTTGGGTCTCGGCTTTTGATGATACTTGCAAAGGCTTTGTGGGGTGGGTAACAGCGAGCTAGTGATGATCTGGATTATTAGATTATGAGCAatcatatataagatttattcgATACAAGAGTAAAGGAACTCCTCTGTTTCTGTATTAATAAAAAGTTCTCACTTGCATGGAACCTTAATCTGATTGATCATCATATCTTTGGTCAAGGTTTAAACTTTTACAGGTTTTACAATTTTACCTTGCAACTCAGCAAAGTCTCTCCTCTAACTTAGCAAACCCCCAGGACCCCTGCCTCCAGCTTCACTTTCTCCCAGGCGCTCCCAGTATCACCAACTGTGCCACTTGTGAAACCCAAATTGGTTGCCTATTCACTGCCACAAACATACTCggaatttttcctttttattttcttcacattttctCGGGAACCAAACTGGTGGAAAGAATGAGAACCGACTCATTCGGATGGTGTATTTATTTCTGGGCTCTTTTCTAATATGCTTATCTTAGTATCCAGTTGATTGATGATTGTGGTCGCTGCCCACGTCAAATTTCTCTACACTCCTTGATCACGTTTGTTTTACTAGTGCTTTTTTTTGGACATTGCAAAATTGTGCACAGGATGAAGGCTGGAAAGCTATTCATCGTGGACTTGGCAGGATAGGAGAAAACTAGGGCTGAAGGAAAAGTTATCGAAGAAGCAATATGATCAACAAGTCCCTCTCGGCCCTTGTGAATGTCATAAATGATCAACATCCTGTTTCATGTTTCCAAGCTTACTCGTATTCTACATGATGCACTTGTTGGTTTCCTAGCCTTCTCATCATACTAGTATCAACTTGTAGTTAATATCCAATCTTGTTTGTAATCTTGCAGGGTGGGGACTCCAGAACTGCTTTGTTGTGTTGTTGCTTACCGAGCCCTTCAGGCTTCAAATGCATCAGAGAACCAGTTAAGTTCTCTTTAGCATATTTTTGATGTCTTTATATGGGCAACTGTTTCTAGAACGAGCGTTGTTTCATATAGTTGAGGGAAAGAATGGATAACAGAGCACAATTATTATGGAAAAAGATGTGCTTATCCATCCATAACAGGGGCCATATGGGACTTGTTAATTTAGGATTATGATTGAGCTGGTCAACCCGTCATATACTTTCTTGATGGAAAATGCCTTAGTTTAGGAAGTACCATAAGATGTAAAGAGAATCCGATACAGACAAGCAGCATCACAGAAACCACAAATGCACAACTGATGTTAACGACTTCTATAAGACCATAAAGAAAATGCAATAATATAAGACCATAAAGACTTTGTGCAGTCCTACCAATAATATGAGACCATATACGACCATAAAGCATCTAGGATTCTAGCCCCCAGTCCTGCCATTGCTACTCAAGAAAATTTCATCATTTCTATCAACTATGTTAGATGCATGGTAAGTGGgatagaaaaaaatagtttgaggAACTGAAAATCTGCAAATATTGTTAACAGATCAGCTGCATGCAAAGAGTTTTGGTCATGTATTTTTACCCTTAAATGTTTAGTGTTGGTGGTAGTGGTGATcttggaatataaattataCTATTTCATTGCTATTTGTAATCGGTGTATAGTACAAATTAATATGATGTTTCCATCAATTTGAACTTTGAGCTAATTATTAATGTAACTGTCATGCTTTGGAGCTTCATGTGAACAACGTTTTAACTTGTTTTTAGACTACCGATCTATCAAATGATGAAGAGAGATTATTTATTCAACCTTGAAGTGACCTTAGAGCTAGCTAGATAGCTAGGGATCGGGCAGGCAGGGACCATTAATGCATAGCTTATCCTgtggaaaacaaaagaaaattctattcaAAAGTACCTAAAAGAACGGAGAGAAATTCCTTTTTGCTTGTAAAGGTCCCACTACATGGCAGTATTATAGCTTATGAGATGAAATTCTTTCATTTCAACAAGTGTTGCCATTTTCTATTCAACATACATACAGGGGACCAATAGCAAAAGGCAAAATGGCAATGGGGGCTTGGTTATTCAACGGCAAAGTAATCATTAGGCTTGCATAAGTTGTTTCCATCTTATCTCTTTATAACTCTCTCCCTTATTAAAgccttctctttatttttggaGCAGGTAGAATGGGTCGAACACCAGCAAGATGTAACCTCCAGATTAAAAATGTCATATATCCTTTTTGGAGTGGAACGTGTAAAGAGTTGCAAGTTGGTCAGATCCAACGACAAAGTCTCCCTCTTTTAGAGATTGTGGTGCTCTATTTGGATTACTAgaatatgaattatttttttgtattacaCTTTGGAAATTAGATAGTTTCATTgtatatagaaaatttataatttatgtattacCTGCAGAATCACCTGTTTAGgccttatcttttttttttttttttatagtttattttttcctaataacaaaaggaagaagccgataatactttttattagtttttttttcccaaagaggtgaaataaataaaattatttctgtttGTGGGTGtttatttttgtgcattttaaaattttgtagatgatatattgtaaatttaaatcgttCAATTACCAATATTTACAAGTGTGAATaatacaatatttaaaatgttgGGATTGTAATTTATCAGCATTTGAAAAAGTCGGTAAAATATTTGACATTTGTAAGTGTCAATAAAATATTCTAGAACGTCGGGAGTATAAACATTTGCTGACGCTTGTAGACGTCGATAAAATAAACTATCTCGATTGGTGGGTGCCTATTTTGAtactaacaaaataattattggcATTTATAAATGCcgataacatttttcaaaatgtcaatactaaaataatttatagtCGTTTATAGACgtcagtaaaataaaaaatgattatcgGCATTTGTAAGTGTCGGTAGCATGATCTACAAAAcgcaagtaaaaaaaatatttactaacgtTTATATACGtcagtaaattaaaaaatgattacagACATTTGTAAGTGTCGGCAACTAAACGTCGGCTGAAACAAATATTAACGACACTTGTATACGCcggtgaaaaaaaatattggaaaggAACTAGTTAATTGCTGGCATTTGAAAATGTCAGtaacataataaacaaaacgTCAGTATCCAAAAATAGGATGGTGGCGTTTACATAAATGTCGGCAAATAATATTCCCGACCCTTAAGTACCGACGCTTGGGTTGTGCCAGTAAACAAATGCCGGTAAAAATATTACCGGCATTTATTGTGCAATTGCCGGCGTTTATGTGACGCCGGTAAATTACCCTTTTTTTGTAGTGAGTACTAATCTATGTCGAGCCTGTGAGATCTGACGAAATTAATTCTCGAACTATTTCGGCCTACTAAACAATGGGATTTGAAGATATTTATGAAACATTAATTGTAGGTCTTTGAGTTACTTTCCAAAGCCATCAAGGTAagcttcattttatttttagatcaaaAGTTATTATTGTTTTACTTCAACTAGATTGATCTCATGAAGTCTAGTAAACTTGTTATCTTTACAATTTTAGAGCAGCATGATTGAAGATTTTGAAACTTCATGTGTTACTAGGTGTCACTTATTACAAAATCCTTTTGGATTTGGTTAATTTACAGATCACGAAACAGGGGTCGAGGGAGTCGAGATCTTTCCAGTCGGGCACAAACATGCCCAGGTCCAAAGTCCCGGGATTGTCTTGAGGGTTTGCCACCATATGCCCCATCATCTTCTCCAGTCCTCGGGTGTACCTGCGGCTCAAGGCTTGGTTATGATGCTGCTTGGCCACCGCAAACTTGGAAGAGAGCCTAGCAAGTTTCCCATTAGCAATGGCGAGCTCAGGCCCTAGTTCCCTCGCTCGTCCCTCACAAGACCTTAGCTCCTTCTTGAGCTGTGAGTGGGATTCGCCCATCTCCATGTACTTGTCCTCTGCCTTGTCCTTGTCCATATTGAGCTCAGTGTTCTTCGCAGTGAGCGCCCCTTTCTCGAACTAGAGGTCACTGATATGTTTGTCCAAGTCGCGACGAGCTTCCTTGGCTTCCGCCAATGAGGCCACTAGCCTAGACAACACTCTTGCGCCTCCTTCAACTCCTTCTCCAAGCAAAGTGCCCGCCCTTACTCCAGCTTCCTCTACTCTTCAATGGCCCTGACTTCGGACTGGTGGTGGGACACTTCTTGCCTCAATTCCCTCATACCCTTGCGGAGGTTGGACACTTTCCCATAAAGGTGACCAATGACCTCCAGCAAGGACTCATTGCAGGCCTTTACTTCGGCAAAGGCCCACTCAGCATGCTCCTTCGCAGCCCTAAGCTTGAAGATTTCGTGGAAGGCCCGCTCATTGAGACTATGCCAGTCGCGAGCCTCATTGTCCACCTCAGCTTGGCCATCCACAACCCAGGCCGCCAATAAATCAAATCCCTGTCAAATGGttagacagaaaaaaaaaaaaaaacaaaaactactaCTACAAATCAAAGAAGACGAGAAAAGCCCTACTAAAGAAAGAAGGCTCCTGAGTTGACCGGCCATCTCCCATATGGCCTTGGCCCTTGTTCCATCTGCCCTCAACCCCAAAGGGTGAGATGTGGAAAGGCCCTCCCCGCTCCAGGGCGCTGAGCCACTCAATAGCCCAATGGGAAGAGGTCAGGGGGTGTCAGACGTTGATGATGTCGAGGGCCCCTCACGCCTAGGGTCATTGACTACCCCACTCCTTGGCTGCAAAGAAGGACTAGCGCTTGCGGGGGAACCTCCTCAAGGGTGGCGGTCAAGAAGGCACCTTATTCAATGAACCCAGTgtgagaggaggaggaggttgGAGACCCATCCTCACTTAACTCCACAGGGTCTTCGCGAGAAAGGCCCTTGGGGGCAGCAGACTCGAGAGGCGCCTCACTGTCAAAGGCCATAGCAGGAATAGAACCCGAAGAACGCGAGTTGTCCTTAGCGCTGATCTAAAAGAATCCTCAAGAGTCAACGAGCCCTCTGGCAAGCAGCACTCGTTGCAGCGGGGGCGCCATCAATCTCCTCAAAGCGCTCCATAATAGCGGGTTCCTTAGGCACGCCAGGTGGCGAGTGATGCAGAGCCTCAAGGAACGCCGCCTCTAACTCCACAACGTCTTGGTCGAGACCAGCCGCCATCATCTAATTGCCTTGCAGGGTGGAAGGGATGTCCAGGCACGGTAGGGGCACAACTTCGAACTTCAGGGCAAGAAACTCGAATTGCCCCAAACTAGCGTTGAGATCCTCCAAATTAGGGGCAACTTGCTTGTCCACAGGCAAGGCCTCTTCTTTGGCCCTCTCGATGGGGCATCAGAAGGTCTTTTCATTCCTTGAGGAGCAAGGGGCTCCTTCAAGAAATGGTTGCCTGCCACATGAGACCAATTCGACGCTACTAGTTTCTAGTCGATGTTGGCCCTGGTTAAGAGGGCGTCAGTCCAAAACTCCGCCTGGTGCTCCTAGACCTAAGAATACACCAATTGTATGGGAGCCTGCTCTCGCTCATCAAGGTCCACAATGATCTTCCTATCAATGGGGACAATCCCCCAGTCAGGCCGAATGAGAAACTCCTGGGTGGCAGCTTCGTTGGTCAGGAACTCCCATCCCTCGTCCGACGTGGCACCCCTTGAAGCGGGCAAGTCGGAACATGGGACGGGAATGGTAGCTGCAAATATTCCAATCCAAGGCTCGAACCGCATGGGTGAACACAAACATCGGGAGGTCAAGTTCGGGTACTCCTCCCCGGACCCCAGCTGCCCCCAAGACCATATACCATGCCACATAGCAAGACATTAAGATCCCTCAAGCATCATGATGCATTTGAGTCGAGGCCATGCCTAGGTAGTCCAGGACGTCGCAGATAAGGTAGCATAATGGAAGCCTCAGCCCGTGTAAAAACGCACTAGCGTTTAAGGCAACCTTCTCATCATTGCTCTGGGTTGGCAGCCCCACGACGAGGCTCTGGGACCTCGAGAACAACGGAATTTGAGATTCTGAACGTATTGCGCAATGCGCTAAGGACCACTGGGTCAATGGTGGTAGGCCAGCTATACCTGAAGTAGAACAGAAGCTCATGACGGGAGGAAGATTTGGGCCTCTTCTGGGACTCGCCATGATGAGATGTGCTCTTAGGAGTCATTGAAGGTAGATTTAAGAATCATAAAAGAGGAAAGGATCATGGTCGAAGAAGAGGGTGCCGATTGAGAAATGCAGAAACTGGAAATAGGGTAAAATTCATTTGGAAAGCAAGATGAGGATTTAAATAAGGGGAAGGCGGCAATTCAAAAGCCCCAACAGAAAGTTGATAGGCTGTGTAGACTTGATTGTTGGGTCTGTCTTCGAGAAGTGGGAATACGTAGCCACAACTGAATTTAAGTGGGGGAATAGAAGCATGATAGGGCGATAAAATTCCCGCCACACCTACGTGGCAAAAATTTGCAAGGTAACTGGTAAGAAGTTTTTGTACCAGGTCGGGCCAGGCCCGGCCCACTTCGTCGAAACTAGAGGCCTATGATTTGGAGGGCAGGGAAATGAAGAGGGGATCCAGGTTGGCCTAGGAAGGGAGGAACAAACAACATACTCTCAGACACGCCGCACTAAAGAGGGGAATGCAGGTCAAGATCTAATCCTCGACAGGATCAGCCCCATTAAATGTGACACCGAATGACTTGCAACTAAGGCTAAGCGTTGCCATTtccgaactccgactccgactcagAACGaagtcggagtccgactccaATCGGAGGTTCGAACGGAGGTCGGATCTTCGAACTCCGTTTGGAGCTCCGACCGCATATtgggctaaaaaaaaaatataactacttaaatattaaacattGACTTTTGGGGAGATGATGACATACATATGGCATACCTATGTCCATGAATATGGGTTCAACAAAAGGATTGGTAGATTCCCGTCGAAATCtttataattgaatttaatGGTCCTAGACTCCTAGTGTCCTACTGCTACATTtacattacataatatattagagTACAGAGAGAGCAATCAATCAATTTAAGGCATCTTGGGACTcatgttttttgtatttttgctctctatttaatttgtattttttggggGTCTGATCAAGTTCGATCTCTAATTGAcatgataaatgatataatATCAACCAACATAATCCTGTAATATTGTCTctgaatatattaatataataatgtggtcaatttcttttgttaaataaattatatgcaaaaattaatttgattccTTACATTACATAGCACTATTAACAGAGCTAGGTATGTCTACTACttgatctaaaaataaatataagactaaTAAGAGTATCATGTGGTGGGTCCTTGTTTTAGTTTTTGCTCGGATCAAGCACAATGTAATgtaactacataaatatgatcaccaaagcccaagtccaaacctgtaaaaaaaaaaaaatactgaaaagatGTAGACATAAGTACAATACtaaaaaatactgaaaaaaacttaaatacaatagtttaaaaactaaatagcATGTATGATGTAaacataagttataacagtctcatttataacgtaataacaacatTGATTTGGCCttaaaatataactacataaatattaaacacgGATTTTACTCAAATCTCAATGgtccattggtcatgcctgaaatgaagatagaaagttgcaatcaataaatgaaaaaaattgataataaaaaattaaacacggtaAAAGtgaaatttgattcttaccaagaaatgaggttctctcaactccatcccatcTCTCAAGGGGCGTCCATCTCAGACTCTCATTCATCGacaattatgttagggttcacaattaggtcTAAAACAACAAAAAGGGGGGCCAATTTAGAAGCTGACAACTTTTGTTCTGCACCCAAAAACAACATCCACAGAATAACCTAGCAAGTAAACTAGGCATTCATCCTttaaagagggaaaaaaatacaaatacaaatacaaatacaaatacaaatgcaATTCATCTCAAGGGAGAACTATAAACACCTATTTATGGAAGATCATATGATTTTTTGGGTGGGGGGTAAGAAATATAGCAGCAACATAACAAATGCTTGCTACGTAGACTTTCTAAAAtactcttcttcctcttttgctgtcttttttttttactgaatatGAGCATctagattttacaaaaacaaaaaacctcaAAGATATGCAATTTCAAGTTATTAATTCaagaacaaaaggaaaacaattacCACTGGGAGAATTTTACAAATACAGCATACCTTATTCAATTCACATTGTAGAACCAACTAAACAATAACAtctagaagagagagagagagagagagagagagagagagagaggcacttCATAGACTAGCCAACCGAGGAACTGAAATGAAAAGACCCAAATGAgggaaatagagaaatattatcatatattatcttttctattttaattttttccaatttaaaaccTAGGATCATTCAAACTAAAGTTTGGTAAAACTCAAAATTGGCAGCTGGACAAGGACAAAATACtcctatatagtatatacatatGACGATAAAATCCAAGCCATTGACAGCAGAAACAAAGCAATAAAACAcaaatcatccataaaatctcatacatattttatcaaacacattacATGCATACTGCTTTGCACAGTCTGTTGTCATCAACGATATTCAATTTTTGTTACATTTCCTTACAACAACACAacttcacaagaatcacaacaatTAATCCCAAAACAATTAATTCTAGGCAACCCaacaacatggaaaaaaaagcataaaattaaatcaattttagGGCTCGAAATCGGAAACTTACCAGAGACTGTGGAGGCTAGCCTGAGAAGTGAAGGGGAACGGAGTGTTGCGCACTACGGAGGCGTAAAGAGGAACGGCGGCAACAGAGAGGGAACGAGGCGGCGAGGCGGTGAGTTTCACTGGTTTAAActttagagaaaagaaagaggagaaggaagaagggaatAAGGGAAGGGGGTCCTGCGTTTTGGACCCCCCGTGTGatgaaacgacgttgtttcacattaagtggaacggtatcgtttaatattttcttaaaaatccagatggatttttttttttttttttaaatcgaaGTCGGAGATCGAAGCTCCGAACttcgattccgactccgactccgactccttACTCGAAGCTACTCCGAACTTCGACTCCGATTTTCGACCACTCCGACTCCGTCATAGTCGGAATCGAACCGGAAGTCGGGCGGAGTCGAAATGTTTGAAAGTTTGCCCAGCCCTACCTGCAATAGACAGGAAAAACTGCATTCAATAGGATGTCATGTCGTTTGGAATAGAATGTGATCGTTATAGAGGCAAGGAAGTCAAAGACCCCTTTACAAATGCgtgtataaataaaagaaggcAGGCAAAGGAAAGAGATTAATCACCCTTATTAAACTTTAAGCTTTTTCTCCTTTCTATTCCATCAAAGAGCTATTACTGAATTTGGCATCGGAGGTATCGTAGACACATCTGACCACCccgtttcatttcttttgagGATGCTTGGCGGTGTTCGGAGCTGGTGATACGAAACAAATCTTAACAAATCGTATGTTGAAAATATGTGTTTgcctatgatatatatatatatatatatattagggaaACGATaccttataatttatatattattcttgttgtatatattataaagttctTATACAAGATCTTATCCTCTTCCTTCATTTatgctttaattttcttttttgttcataTTGAATTTGGCTCATTCGACAAAAGAGGACTGCTTCGTACGTAAATAGTAAACTTTAGGCACATGACCGTCTAAAATTATCTGATTCTGTTAGCCATCGTAATTAGtactaaaataatttggtaACCCcaaaaaattctctctctcactcgcttgatctctctcttctcttctgctGCCATGATCAGTGGCGAGCTTGCGTGGCGCCACCCAAGCAACAAGCGAAATGGCAACAAAGGACACCTCGCAACATTATTGCATTGttcattataaaaatgaatagaaattttaaattttcattttaataaaacagaTAAAGAAAATTGGGAAAAATGAGTAAATGATCATGTTTTTGATGGATaactaaaatagaaaagaagtAGGTTTTCTTATTGGAATTTAGATAGGGATCGATCGATGCACGCAAAAGTGAGATCCTATTTGTAATTTTCTCCTTTCAAAAGAGAGTTAATTAGATGGTACATAGATggcatatatacataatatgcttatcctttttaaaaatgaaatagatcAGAAGGAATCCTTCTAACCGATtggagataaatatatatatatatatatatatatatatatatatatatacatacacacacacttaTGGAGATGCGATACTCAGTGAATAAATGGAAGCTATTAAATTGAGCCGTAAAATGTGACCAAGGTAACAAGCTAGCTAAATATTTTGCATGCATGgccctttttttaattttgtaaaaccaTGATCATGGACCAGTAACTCATGAtattctagcattgtgtttttGTATCCTTTCCTTCTTGTTCATAAAGTTCATGAGCCTCTTTTTTGCCACTTTATCTGGTTTAATTGAAAGGTTCTGTAACAAGGAATAAGGTCGGCCCTTCTTTTATTCTTGCTTCCCTTGGTTTAATTTCCTGCTTCCCTTGGTTTTCGTTCTTGGCCTGTGGAATGTCCATGGAGAGCTAGGCTACTTGCACAGATTCTCGCCTTTTgttgttttcatctttttccTTGATATTCTTTCATTGCTTTCAAACTTCAGATTCCCTTAGTATTTCCAATATGCAGTACTTGAATCATGAAGGAGATCCAACTGAGTATAtctattaataaatcattactcaaaaaaaCTAGTTTGGCTTCATCAAGGAAAAGagcttatatatttaattcaagCACATGTTGTAAGAGCTTGTGGTAGTGCCTGAATTTGCACAACATACCGGAAGGAAGGAAAGAATAATCCCCGACCGACGATAATGATTCAGACTTTGATACGGTATTTTTCgcgttcatccataaaataaatagtaaacaagcaaataagaataaataaagagaggCACAGGGATTTACATGGTTCAGCATAATGCCTACGTCTACGGGTTGTTTGGgggcaaaatccactataaggagtgattttacaatctctcatggcctcacatatctcacaatacaatggagaaaattagaaaagatcATTTGGAGTCGCTATGTATAGTGGAGTTTGGCTTAGAGAAATTCTGTCGAGGGCTTGTTAGATTTGTGGGATCtcctccttatatagaggtatattttcttaaagtaTTTGAGTCCAACTTGCTTTgtgaaacatttttcttttaggagtctgagtctatttccttttaggagtctgagtgtCTTTCCTCATCTTTTTTTAGCCTTATCTCTTAGTTTGGTTTTCGGCTTTATCTCGAGGCTAGATTTTAGGTTACTGATTTGACTCCTATAGATGCATTCTTAAGGTCGATTTGCTCAACAAGAAGGTTTTgaaaatcttcaagtcaatcATTCTCGAAACAATGTAgttaatataattgatataaTTCTTGAATAACTATTGACCTTACGTATATTCTTACAGTTTTGTTCTTTTAGTTtgtaatgtgtttttttattaatacttgGGTTGTGAGTTGTACATTTGAACTatcaagaaaattaaagttATTAAGACTGGGAAGAGCATGTGTTACATTCCAGTAAAGAATATTGTTGGTAAGACATGTTATTGGCATAGAGTAGTCAAAGGTAAACTTGTTggcttaaaatcttttatatatctattctatGATAAGAAGCGTCTATCGCTTATGAATAGTGATGAACTGTAACCGTTGTTCATccatttttccttctattttttgggtgttatgtcatttttgtcCTTTTGTTAAGCATCTATTGTGTGTTTCATCTGTATATTGTGTGTCCATAATGGTCTTTTAGTGTTTGGGGTGGGAAAGGGACGGTTTGAGTTTGGGGAAAGGGATCGGCTGATGGGCTTGTGTGTCAATGTGTCAGGTTAAAGGGATGGATTGAGTGTTTGGGTCTATGTGTGTCAGTCGGTCAGagtctatttttctttgtttttttgattCTTATCTGTCGAGTTGAGTGTTTGGGGAAGGGGTGGTGAGTCAGGTTGATGGGTCTATGTGTGTCAGTCGGTCagagtcttttttttcttcattttttctccatcttcttcgTCAAGTGGTTGATTAGTgatttatggtttattttttgtataattacaTTTTTGACCCTCGATTTATATAAATGGTGGTGTGTTTTTTGAAGTTTCATTtgctcttctttttgttttcctcaTGCGTGTAACGTCTCTCCCACTAAAGCTCTTCTCCTTCGAAAATCAGGTTTCTTCTTAGCTTTAGAgattcactcttttttttccccatctTATGTGTTGGTcgatctgtgtttttttttttttttctgtttcgtCTGTGCTGTGTTGTTGGTTTCCTTAttgagattcttttttttttccctctcttctgTGCCATTTTATCTGTGTTTTTCATGCCTTCTTTTTCGTTGTTCTATGTTTGTGATCTGTGTTTTTAAAGCCTTGGGTTGTTGGTTTCTTGCTTCTTttatttgtggtttttttttttacttttatttatcaatattttgatCTGTGTTTCTCTTCGAGCTTTTTCTTTCTGTACATGTTTGTTTTCTGAAGTTTGTTAttatttgtggattttttttatctgtgtgtttctctttgtttcttttctcggtgcatgtttgttttctgaattttttttatctgtgtgtttctctttgtttcttttctcggtgcatgtttgttttctgaattttttttatctgtgtgtttctctttgtttcttttctcggtgcatgtttgttttctgAATTTCTTTTACTCTGTgtgtttctctttgtttcttttctcggtg includes these proteins:
- the LOC109015873 gene encoding uncharacterized protein LOC109015873, whose protein sequence is MLDAYEKQRKRSTYLQSLAMRARPLVLKPSQQTLTSSLKEGKDSARRARSSYVMDMLWVWNAGNFASHWHTWMGGDSRTALLCCCLPSPSGFKCIREPVEWVEHQQDVTSRLKMSYILFGVERVKSCKLVRSNDKVSLF